Proteins from a genomic interval of Bufo gargarizans isolate SCDJY-AF-19 unplaced genomic scaffold, ASM1485885v1 original_scaffold_1095_pilon, whole genome shotgun sequence:
- the LOC122922970 gene encoding histone-lysine N-methyltransferase set-1-like: MTCKDISQRHAQYCQDRWRRRQYQMRITDAVQHFRSLPTKEIVEIYMERQSWRSNRPKPSDVLKAWKPPQSRRKHRRFPNFEAKVASQDWDGLVAVEDQAKGGFALKTTRVFKKGELVCDYHGVLMDGKEGEEVQRSITDGKCYIYFFRHQEKKMCVNATKAPCDCHPDMSSTFGRLINHSRKRANLKPLVKCTPEGRVPVILFEATKDLPPGTELFFDYGVRRRTYGEAAHLDWLDT; encoded by the exons ATGACTTGCAAAGACATCAGTCAGCGCCATGCTCAGTACTGTCAGGACAGATGGCGAAGGAGACAGTACCAGATGCGTATAACTGACGCCGTCC AACACTTCAGGAGCCTTCCCACGAAAGAAATTGTTGAAATCTACATGGAGCGACAGAGCTGGAGAAGCAACCGCCCCAAACCTTCGGATGTTCTAAAGGCATGGAAACCTCCGCAGTCGCGAAGAAAGCACAGACGCTTTCCGAACTTTGAGGCAAAGGTGGCCTCTCAGGACTGGGACGGGCTAGTCGCCGTCGAAGACCAAGCGAAAGGGGGATTCGCCTTAAAGACCACTCGAGTGTTTAAAAAAGGAGAACTCGTCTGCGACTATCACGGAGTCTTGATGGATGGGAAAGAAGGAGAGGAGGTGCAGCGCTCCATCACCGACGGGAAGTGTTACATCTACTTCTTTAGGCACCAAGAAAAAAAGATGTGTGTAAACGCTACGAAGGCTCCATGCGACTGCCACCCAGATATGTCTTCCACCTTCGGACGGTTAATCAACCACTCCCGCAAGAGAGCCAACCTGAAGCCGCTGGTAAAATGCACGCCTGAAGGAAGAGTCCCAGTGATTCTCTTCGAGGCTACGAAAGATCTTCCTCCGGGGACTGAACTATTTTTTGACTACGGAGTGAGGAGACGCACTTACGGCGAAGCAGCCCATTTGGACTGGCTGGACACTTGA